The stretch of DNA ATTAGAAATGTTACATAAACTAGAAATGTTACATAAACAGTCTGCACTTTTAATGTACATGTGATgtgaatatacatatatacatgttGTTACGTCAGCTGTATATTGTAGATGCCTGGTAAGGATTGGGCACTGCTCAATGCGTCTGCGCACTGAGACGGAAGTGACGCAATGATGCAGAACTATTAAATACTGAAGTTAGCGCGCGCTTCCTGTTCATACGCGGTTTTGTTTGAGAGTGAGTCGTCCGCACCAGGctgagctcacacacacacacacacagagatagaaCCATAGTGTGTCTCcgctctttcttcttcttcttcattctcTAAACTCCACATAAACATCCGCCATGTTTGAGGCTCGCTTGGTGCAGGGTTCCATCCTGAAGAAGGTTCTGGAGGCTTTGAAGGACCTGATCACAGAGGCCTGCTGGGACGTGAGCTCGTCTGGGATCTCCCTGCAGAGCATGGACTCATCCCACGTCTCCCTGGTCCAGCTCACACTCAGACACGATGGGTTCGACTCCTACCGCTGCGACAGAAACCTGGCCATGGGAGTCAATCTGAGCAGGTGAGCAGCGGCACATGACGTCATTACACTGACATAAAACTCATTATAAACTCCTTATAATAGTAGTTAACGCTTAACAATGTGTCTGTGACTTAGACTTTAGCTGTGTTTCTAAAGTTTGTGTCCCACTGAAAAGATGGTGGCCATGTTGGACAAATGTCCGGGCATGTCTGATTATAGCTGAGTCACATTCACTCAGAAACTCCGCCCTACATCTAAACTGCTACatttaataaacacacaatgactttaTAAGTTCATTTATTCTGTATTAAGTATCGTCGCTTAATGACTGATGACGTATAGCTGTCATTTCGGCGCCAAACAGCCTGTATAGAAGTAGGCGGGAAACTCAAACCCGGGAATTTTGACTTCCGGTTACTGCGTCACCTCCTTTATATAGATTTGCCGCCAAACTCGGACACCATTAATTGTATAACCCGGGAAAAATATTCAGTTTTGAGGTTTTTTACTTGATAATGGTCGTTGTCATTATTAAAACGATGATTACGAGattatgttaatattaataacatatttatatttttaaactgtatttctgACCCCGAGGGATCATGTTTAACAGTTACAGTTCAACATTTAAAGCTAAATTCAAAGCTAAATCTGTTTTTGGTATTAAATTGATAAATTGACTACATTATTGAAATCTGTAATTAATGATTGAtatttttaatatgattttttcccccccaatttAATGAATTTGTTGCAGTTTGAGcaatttaaatagtaaaattacTTTGTATATTATACTATCTTGCTTTTACAATAGTaaacaaatttagatttttcttctttttttagttaATAATGCATTGCAACCCATTTTAATAGGTGTATATTGCCTcctactgtatatgtttttattatattactttTCCTGGTTTAGATTTTAGAATTGTTTTGCTGataaagtttagtttttttacagCATGTCCAAAATCCTGAAGTGTGCAGGGAACGAGGACATCATCACCCTCAGAGCAGAAGATAACGCCGACACACTCGCCCTTGTGTTTGAAACTCTGAGtgagcattaatattaattattctgTAATATTTAATGTGTTGTATTGTGCTGTGGTTTAAACACAATTTTTATCCTTATTTGCTACAGATCAGGAGAAAGTGTCTGACTATGAGATGAAGCTGATGGATTTGGATGTGGAGCAGCTTGGCATTCCTGTAAGAACTTTGTTCTGCTTCTTCTTCCTATGAATGTTTCCTGATTTTAACCCCTCCCCCCCACCGTCTGTCCCACAGGAGCAGGAGTACAGCTGTGTGGTGAAGATGCCGTCTGGGGAGTTTGCTCGTATTTGCCGTGATTTGTCTCAGATCGGCGACGCCGTCATGATCTCCTGCGCCAAAGATGGAGTAAAGTTCTCTGCGTCGGGAGAACTGGGAACAGGAAACATTAAACTGTCTCAGACCAGCAGCGTAGACAAGGAGGAGGAAGCTGTGAGTtattcaataaatgttattaatttacattttatatgcaTCAAACGACCTAAACAACAGGATGCTATGCTCgcacatagcatctcttcttcactcctagaatagctgcatgccaactgaccacttgattaccagcgccctctgttggtccaaacaaatatctgatttaaaacagtgcagactgaaagtccaattgttaaggcacaaaatacattttcagttgcacttttaaacagaaaagaactgttatgcagttttgcattgtttactatagaaccagaatgtAAATtattaggcttcttcttcatttgtattattcctttatttatttcattcaagatttatttttagttaaattgcattgtttatcaagggattcttttgacaatgaaaaataaaggaaaatagtacagtatttcctagttccccccccccccaaaaaaaaggaatatttttcagtcatttgtctacagtcccattttgtaaaataaatcatctgagtgaatcattacattcCTACAAAAGTTACATACGAGTCATTCcgatttcaaattaaaagggaaaataaattgctgttttttattaactttttcacCCTGGAAATGTTTTCTGacgtcttttattttaatttttttccaggtTACCATTGAGATGAATGAACCCGTACAGTTGATCTTTGCTCTCAACTATCTAAACTTCTTCACCAAGGCCACGCCTCTGTCAAAGACGGTCACTCTCAGCATGTCTGCAGACATCCCACTGGGTGAGTGTTGGTTCACTGACGTGTTCAGAGTGTGTTTAACTCGTCGCTGACTTATTCTGTGCGTTCACAGTGGTGGAATATAAGATCGCTGACATGGGACACGTTAAATACTACCTGGCTCCAAAGATCGACGAGGAATCCTCATAAAGTTCTAACTTATGCGTAAACGATGGACTGAAGAGATGCTGTGGAAGAAAACCAGTGGCTGTCCTCAtctttattctctctctctctctctgtttctgCTCTTTGTGAGGAAGAAGATTCCAGAATCCTGTCCGTTTGTAGATAAACACCTTTGTAAATACTTTGTGTGGCGTCACGCCGTCCGTCAAACCCACATGTTTTTGTAttcagtggagaaaaaaaataaaacatttcttatCTCAGCTCTTGTCCTGATTGAAGTGTCACTGGTtttcacataaacacacagatCAGTCTGAATGACAGTCAATATGTGAGTTTTGTGACATGACTTAATTTgtagaattgtgtttttctgtttatcgTTGTGTAAAAGTctgttaaagcagtggttctcaaccttttcagcccacgacccccccCAATAAGTCATTTATAATTTGACAGAAATGGGGGGGAGGGGTGGAAATGTAATTAAAGTAAGGCAGAAACAATTTGtaaaaactggcaaataatgggcgtgacaaactgaatgtggttaaattggcgaaaacaagcataaaatatggtgaaaagaggttataagtgcaacattaggtgggaaaattaaGTGTtgaaagggaagaaaaaaatcaggtaagccattgaaatgtgatggaaaaaTAAGAGTAATGTGTTGAAAAATGGTAAgttaactacaccaaacttcccatattttaacattttcatcactttttcttgccatatttttgcttttaatgtattttttctacattactcccatttctgccacgtctccatcaaatttcaaaaccttttctgcacattttttccacttttaagatattttcagcacttataaaccctttctaccactttttccacctaatgtcacatatattgacccattattgtcactttatgcctcttttcaccatatttcatgcttatttttaaaaaaaattcacattcatcatttgtcatgcccattatttgccagtttaaactaatttttttcttagtttcttgaaggcgaTCCCCATAGTTGAAAACCCCTGTGTTAAAAGACCCCGTTATCTTTATTAAAAGATAATTTGGTAAGATAatttagcacgtccgcctcacagcctgaaggttctgggttcaagccccggGGTGGACACCTAAGTCCATGACTATAAGGTTGATTGGGGTCTCTAAAAATAGCCCAttggagtgaatgagagtgagtgttGCCCttcgatggactggtgccctgtccagggtgtaccagcgcccaatgagagctggagattggcaccggcagacccctgtgagacaggagcaagtgggtttgaaaatggatggatgggtataaattgtaaaaactaaatgtagatttcttgtttttacaaaaacaatgacACTTTAATTCTCCCTTGTGCCTCACTGCAGTAACAATAAACCGCCACCAGGTGGAACCCTGCTACTGACATCACAGTTACTCTGAATAGTAAATTATAGAGTTGGGACGATACACCAAGTTCACAAATCCGATAAGATATGAAATTGATaccatattttgaaaaaataataataaactaaactaaaaaacaatATCTGATTAAATCAGCATTTATTTTgctttgcaaaataaatatataattttaatgtgGATCATTGGAGCGTATATAGTCCTCATGTCGGAGTCTGGGGCGAAGAAAAGACGCCACCCGTTTGATTACATCGTAACATTCTTTAATAATGCGAGATGTCGGAACAGACAC from Gouania willdenowi chromosome 9, fGouWil2.1, whole genome shotgun sequence encodes:
- the pcna gene encoding proliferating cell nuclear antigen — encoded protein: MFEARLVQGSILKKVLEALKDLITEACWDVSSSGISLQSMDSSHVSLVQLTLRHDGFDSYRCDRNLAMGVNLSSMSKILKCAGNEDIITLRAEDNADTLALVFETLNQEKVSDYEMKLMDLDVEQLGIPEQEYSCVVKMPSGEFARICRDLSQIGDAVMISCAKDGVKFSASGELGTGNIKLSQTSSVDKEEEAVTIEMNEPVQLIFALNYLNFFTKATPLSKTVTLSMSADIPLVVEYKIADMGHVKYYLAPKIDEESS